A part of Brassica rapa cultivar Chiifu-401-42 chromosome A05, CAAS_Brap_v3.01, whole genome shotgun sequence genomic DNA contains:
- the LOC103866818 gene encoding 10 kDa chaperonin 2, chloroplastic isoform X3: MATSTFVSLPKPFFAFPVKTNTPAIANHKLLGSRRGCLRVKAVSTKWEPTKVVPQADRVLVRLEELAQTTSGGVLLPKAAVKFERYLTGEVVSVGSEVGQQVGPGNKVLFSDVSAYEVS; the protein is encoded by the exons ATGGCTACTTCCACTTTCGTCTCTCTACCAAAACCCTTCTTTGCTTTTCCTGTTAAAACCAACACTCCTGCGATAGCTAACCATAAGCTTCTCG GAAGCCGAAGAGGTTGTCTCAGAGTCAAAGCTGTTTCCACCAAATGGGAACCGACAAAG GTTGTTCCTCAAGCAGACAGGGTTCTTGTTCGTCTTGAAGAGCTTGCTCAG ACAACCTCAGGTGGAGTGTTGTTACCTAAAGCAGCTGTTAAGTTTGAGAGGTACCTAACCGGAGAG GTTGTCTCTGTTGGCTCTGAGGTGGGACAACAAGTTGGCCCTGGAAACAAG GTTCTGTTCTCTGACGTGAGCGCATATGaggttagttag